The Candidatus Desulfofervidus auxilii DNA segment GCGGCTCTTTTAGAAGGGGAACAATGTCCCTGTTTTGAGGCTAAACTGGCTCAAATTAAAGGGAAAAAAGCTTGTTTAAAAAATCAAGCCCAGGTTGAGGCTATTCTTAAAACTCTTAAAGAAAAATCATTTTTGGTAAAAAGAGTTATTCACCAAAAAAAACATCGTTATCCCTTTCCTCCATTCATTACCAGCACCTTACAACAGGAGGCAGCAAAAAAACTTGGTTTTTCTGCTCAGAAGACTATGGTTTTGGCTCAACAGCTTTATGAAGGAATAGATTTGGGAAAAGAAGGTAGGGTAGGGCTTATTACCTATATGCGCACAGACTCAGTAAGGACAGCTGATATAGCTATTGAAGAAGCCAGAAAATTCATTAAAGGACAATGGGGAAAGGATTATTTACCTGCTAGGAGATATTATTATAAAAATAAACGTCAGGCCCAAGATGCCCATGAGGCCATCCGTCCTACTTCGGTTTATCGATTTCCAGAAAGTGTTGCCCCTTATCTTTCTCCAGAACAGCGTGCTCTTTATGAACTTATCTGGAGGAGATTTGTGGCCTCTCAGATGGCCCCAGCTATTTATGACCAGACTACAGTAGAAATTGAAGCTGGGGAGTATTTATTCAGGACTACAGGTAGTATTTTGAAAAAAGAAGGTTTTAAAAAGATTTATGATTTGAAAGAAAAAGAAGAAGTTTATATTCCTGATTTAGAAAATGGGCAGCTTCTAAATTTAAAGGAACTTATTCCTAGTCAACATTTTACTAAACCACCTGCTCGGTATACAGAAGCCAGTCTGATTAAAGAGCTGGAAGATAAAGGCATCGGACGTCCTAGCACCTATGCCACTATTTTGACTACTATTCAAGAAAGAAATTATGTAGAAAAAGAAAAAGGGCATTTTCGTCCAACTGAATTGGGTCTTTTAGTCAATGATTTGCTTACTACTAATTTCCCTGAGATTATTAATGTTTCTTTCACTGCGCAGATGGAGGCAGAGTTAGATGAAATTGAGGAAGGAGTAAAATCGTCCATCAATACCTTAAAAGAATTTTATCAGGTTTTTAGGAAGGCATTAGAAAAGGCTCAAAAACACATGGCAGATATAAAAAAACATGGAGTAAAGACAGAAATTACTTGTGAAAAGTGTGGAGCCCCCATGGTGATCAAATATGGTAAAAATGGTGCCTTTCTTGCCTGTTCTCGGTATCCAGCCTGTGAAAATACCAAAGAGTTTAGACGGAATGAAAAAGGGGAAATAGTAATAATTTCAAAGACAGCGGCCGAAAATTGTCCTGAATGTGGAAAACCTTTGTCTTTAAAACACGGTCGGTATGGACCATTTTTGGCTTGCTCTGGGTATCCAGAATGCCATTATACCGCTCCATTAAGTTTAGGGGTTAAATGTCCTAAGTGTGAGGAGGGAGAGATAATACAACGTGTCTCCAAGAAAGGAAGGGTATTTTATGGGTGTAGTCGCTATCCTGATTGTCAATTTGCCATGTGGGAACGACCTATTGTTCATACTTGCCCTCGATGTGGAGCTAGCTTTATGATATGTAAGGGCAATAGTTTGGTGTGTATTAAATGTAGGTATAAAGAAAGACTTGAAAAGGAGGAAGTAGATGAGAATTTATATGATGCAACACGGACAAGCTCTTCCTAAAGAGAAAGACCCTGAAAGGGGACTTTCAGAAGAAGGGATGAGGCAAATTAATTTAAGTGCTAAGGCAATTCACAATATGGGAGTGAAAATAGATGTTATTTGTTCTAGTCCTAAAAAACGTGCCAGGCAAACGGCTGAAATAGTAGCTAAAGAGCTAAATTATCCCATAGAAAAAATTGAGATTAGTTCAGTATTTAAGCCCCTTTCACCCCCTGCTGATGCTATTTCCTATCTGCAGTCCTTTACAGATAAAACATCTATTTTTATTGCAGGGCATTTACCCTCTCTGGCAGAAATAGCCTCAGAACTTTTGAGTGAGGGACCTATTTTTATTCAGTTTCAGATGGGTGGTCTCTGTGAGATAGAAGTAGAGGAACTACCCACCCATCAAGGGAAATTAATAAGTTTTTTAACTCCTGAACAACTGGCTTTAATAGCAAAATAGGCTATTATGTGATTAACTTATCAAATTCCGCTACCGTTATAGCTGGGGATGTTCTGAACGAAATACCTGACATTTTGCTTAAGGCCACAGAAGCCCGCATAGCCTGTTCAATTCCTGGTAATTCTACAATAAATACCAAATCGTAATCCCCAAGTAAGGCATACATGGATTTTACTTCACCGCCTAGATTTTTAAATATCTCCATTGCCTTCTCTGTCCGTTCTGCACTAATTTCCTTTAATGCCTCTGACGAGTATTTGCCGAACATAAAAAAAGTGGCCATAACTATCCCTCCTTTATTAAAAATATCCATTTTGTCTCATTATTAAAAGTAGATGTCAAGGGTATTTTTATAAATAATCACGGAATTCTTGCCGGGGGCAGGACTAAAAAATCATTTACAAATTTTAATGGTTATGATAGTGGTTTAAAATAATGAACCTTCTTGGCAAAAAGTGTAAAGTGTTATAAAAAGATAGTATGAATCAGCAACCATTTAATGAATATCTTCTTTCTCATTTAAAAATAAGCTCAGAAGAAAAAGCCAGGCTTTTAGCTGAAGTTCAGCAGGCAAAGTTATCTCTTCCTAGAATTTTACAAAAAGAAGGTTTAGCAGAAGAAAGACAATTATCACGATTAATGGCTGATTATTTTGGTTTGCCTTTTCTTGAAAGAAAGGATTATCCTCAGAAACCTTTAATCCTGGAAAAAATCTCTATTGGATTTTTAAAAAGGCACTGTATTTTGCCCTTAGAACAGAATAAAGATGAAGTAATAATAGTGATTAGTGACCCTTTTGACCTTTCTCTCATGAATACCATCAAGCAATATTTCAATTCTGCCAAAGTAAAATTTTGTATAGGTTTGCCCAGTGAGATAAAAGACGCCATTGACCGTTTATATGGTGATCAAACTGAGGAAATTCAAAACGCCATGGGAGAAGCTGAAGCGGAGACATTTGAATTAGAAGAAGAAAATCTACGGGATATGGCCCTTGAAGCCCCTATTGTGCGGTTAGTGAATATGATAATCAACCGGGCAGTGGAAATGCGTTCTTCGGATGTTCATTTTGAGCCTTTTGAGAAAGAATTCAAGGTGCGTTATAGAATTGATGGCATCTTGCACGAGATGGAAACCCCACCCAAGCGATTACAACCGGCTATTATTTCTAGGGTAAAGCTGATGGCTGGTATGAATATTGCGGAAAGGCGTCTTCCCCAAGATGGACGAATAAAATTACGTTTGGGGGGAAAGGAGGTAGACATTCGTGTTTCCACCTTACCTACAATTTTTGGTGAAAGTGTAGTGTTAAGGTTACTTTACCAAGAGACAGAAGAATTAGAATTAGAATCTTTGGGCCTGACTGAACGTGATATGAACCTTTTACAGGAAAAGATTTATTATCCCAATGGTATCATTTTAGTCACCGGACCTACAGGTTCTGGGAAAACTACTACTTTGTATGCGGTTTTAAAAAAGATTAAGTCTCCAGAAAAGAAAATTATCACCGTGGAAGACCCAGTAGAATATCAAATTGAAGGTATTAATCAAATTCAAGTTAGGGCTGATTTAGATTTGACTTTTGCCAAGGCTTTAAGGTCTATTGTTAGGCAAGACCCAGATGTAATTCTTATTGGAGAAATCAGAGATTTAGAAACAGCGGAAATTGCTATTCAATCTGCCCTTACGGGACATTTGGTTTTTTCTACCCTTCACACCAATGATGCTCCTACAGCTATTACCCGTTTGATAGACCTTCAAGTAGAACCTTATCTGATATCTGCTTCTTTGCTTTTAGTAGTGGCTCAAAGATTGGTGAGAGTGCTCTGTCCTCACTGTAAAGTCCCATTTAAACCAGATAAGGCCATTATTAAACGCATAAAGACTTATTTTTCCTCAGAAGCTGCTGAAATGATAGAATTAGACAGAAAAGATATAACATTCTATAAGAGTGTAGGATGTCCTGAATGTGGACATACTGGTTACTTGGGTAGGGCTGGTTTATTTGAAATTATGGAGGTAACAGATAGTATTCGCTCTTTAATCATTGAAGGGGCAGACACGGACCATATCAGAAAAGAAGCCATAAAGGAAGGTATGGCCACCATGCGGTTAGATGGCTTAAATAAGGTGATTAGTGGTATTACTACTATAGAAGAGGTTCTTAGAGTAACAAAACTATAATGGCTACTTTTAAATATCAAGCTAAGTCCCTAACAGGTCAACTTATTAAAGGTTTTCTTGAGGCTAAAGAACAAAAAGAAGCCATTCGAAAATTGAGAGAGCGTCAGCTCATTCCCATTAAACTAGATATTGTTAAGAAGAAAAAAACCCGCATTAAATTGACAAAAATAATTGATTTTACCAGAGACTTGTGCGAATTACTGGAGGGTGGGCTACCTCTTGATCGTGCCTTAGAAATGTTGGCTCTCTCTGAAGAGAAGCTAGAACTGAAAAACCTTATTATGGAGTTAGTAGAGGCCATAAAAGGAGGTAAGAGTTTTTCTGAGGCATTAAGTGACTATCAATATGTGTTTGGTCGTTTTTACATCCAGATGATTAGGGTAGGGGAGGCCGCTGGCACTTTACCTACCACACTTAATTTAATTGTGCACTATCTGGAAATGCAACAACAGTTAAAGGAGCAAATAATCTCTGCCTCCATTTATCCTTCTATTTTACTCACAGTGGGTATCATTTCATTACTGGTCTTATTAGGTTATGTTGTACCTCGTTTTTCTCAGATTTTTCTAGAGCTACATCAGGAAGTTCCT contains these protein-coding regions:
- the topA gene encoding type I DNA topoisomerase; amino-acid sequence: MKLLIVESPAKARTLKKLLKGFVVESTLGHIKDLPKNKLGVDIEHDFKPSYVILPRKQKTIQRLKKMAKLAEEIYLASDPDREGEAIAWHVAEEIDKNGEKPIKRVLFHEITPAAVKTALKQPFSLDTNKYLSQQTRRILDRLVGYKISPILWQKVKMGLSAGRVQSAALYLICERERAIQNFVPQEYWEIAALLEGEQCPCFEAKLAQIKGKKACLKNQAQVEAILKTLKEKSFLVKRVIHQKKHRYPFPPFITSTLQQEAAKKLGFSAQKTMVLAQQLYEGIDLGKEGRVGLITYMRTDSVRTADIAIEEARKFIKGQWGKDYLPARRYYYKNKRQAQDAHEAIRPTSVYRFPESVAPYLSPEQRALYELIWRRFVASQMAPAIYDQTTVEIEAGEYLFRTTGSILKKEGFKKIYDLKEKEEVYIPDLENGQLLNLKELIPSQHFTKPPARYTEASLIKELEDKGIGRPSTYATILTTIQERNYVEKEKGHFRPTELGLLVNDLLTTNFPEIINVSFTAQMEAELDEIEEGVKSSINTLKEFYQVFRKALEKAQKHMADIKKHGVKTEITCEKCGAPMVIKYGKNGAFLACSRYPACENTKEFRRNEKGEIVIISKTAAENCPECGKPLSLKHGRYGPFLACSGYPECHYTAPLSLGVKCPKCEEGEIIQRVSKKGRVFYGCSRYPDCQFAMWERPIVHTCPRCGASFMICKGNSLVCIKCRYKERLEKEEVDENLYDATRTSSS
- the sixA gene encoding phosphohistidine phosphatase SixA; this encodes MRIYMMQHGQALPKEKDPERGLSEEGMRQINLSAKAIHNMGVKIDVICSSPKKRARQTAEIVAKELNYPIEKIEISSVFKPLSPPADAISYLQSFTDKTSIFIAGHLPSLAEIASELLSEGPIFIQFQMGGLCEIEVEELPTHQGKLISFLTPEQLALIAK
- a CDS encoding GYD domain-containing protein — translated: MATFFMFGKYSSEALKEISAERTEKAMEIFKNLGGEVKSMYALLGDYDLVFIVELPGIEQAMRASVALSKMSGISFRTSPAITVAEFDKLIT
- the gspE gene encoding type II secretion system ATPase GspE translates to MNQQPFNEYLLSHLKISSEEKARLLAEVQQAKLSLPRILQKEGLAEERQLSRLMADYFGLPFLERKDYPQKPLILEKISIGFLKRHCILPLEQNKDEVIIVISDPFDLSLMNTIKQYFNSAKVKFCIGLPSEIKDAIDRLYGDQTEEIQNAMGEAEAETFELEEENLRDMALEAPIVRLVNMIINRAVEMRSSDVHFEPFEKEFKVRYRIDGILHEMETPPKRLQPAIISRVKLMAGMNIAERRLPQDGRIKLRLGGKEVDIRVSTLPTIFGESVVLRLLYQETEELELESLGLTERDMNLLQEKIYYPNGIILVTGPTGSGKTTTLYAVLKKIKSPEKKIITVEDPVEYQIEGINQIQVRADLDLTFAKALRSIVRQDPDVILIGEIRDLETAEIAIQSALTGHLVFSTLHTNDAPTAITRLIDLQVEPYLISASLLLVVAQRLVRVLCPHCKVPFKPDKAIIKRIKTYFSSEAAEMIELDRKDITFYKSVGCPECGHTGYLGRAGLFEIMEVTDSIRSLIIEGADTDHIRKEAIKEGMATMRLDGLNKVISGITTIEEVLRVTKL
- a CDS encoding type II secretion system F family protein, translated to MATFKYQAKSLTGQLIKGFLEAKEQKEAIRKLRERQLIPIKLDIVKKKKTRIKLTKIIDFTRDLCELLEGGLPLDRALEMLALSEEKLELKNLIMELVEAIKGGKSFSEALSDYQYVFGRFYIQMIRVGEAAGTLPTTLNLIVHYLEMQQQLKEQIISASIYPSILLTVGIISLLVLLGYVVPRFSQIFLELHQEVPVFMKFLLAIGYFLNHYGWIFPVLLIFILLGFRQWTSKPEGRYKWHETLLKIGYLKNILVKIEMIKFTRTMGILLKAGVGILEALDTAKEVMGNEVLRKITGQLKQEIRRGKTLSFCFRRPPFPAKMATILTVAEETGDLGQGFLNINRIFEEELGRIFKRVLSLIEPVIIVSMGVIIGSIIFTMFSAIMGINEIKF